From the Limanda limanda chromosome 7, fLimLim1.1, whole genome shotgun sequence genome, the window ATCTCTGCCTGCAAGAACAGATGGACTGGATTCCGTCATCCACACTGCTGAGGGccaatcacacaaacaaccagGCGTGTGGCCACAACACTAATACACACCATAACAATACACACTGCTCACACTCAAAATATTTGCTCTGGAATATTATGTAATTTCCGTTAAATATGTTTACTATGGATCCAAAGATTTAGCTTAAAGGCCTTTTGGAATTGTATCCTTTCCCCATTTGTGCTCTACATCAGCATGTGTAGcatgtttcctctcagctgAGGAAACTGAAGTAACAATAGTTGGTTTGAGGTGACCACATATAACATGTTTAAGAATCAATACAACACTGTTACACGTGTCCCTGCAGGCCAGTGTTATATAAGACTCAGGAACCAGACAAACCACATATAGACTGAGATGATTTCACTGAGGTCgggacacacacagcagataagCATTTTCGCAGCTCTCTATCAAACCTACAGCCAGGCCCAGTGCAGCACTGTAATAATTATCACTGTGCAGTTTCAAAATTGAAAATGAGTCAAGAGTATTATTATTGGCAGAACCAGTGCCAGTAGACATGTGCTACTGCCTGGGGCCTACTTGGGGCTGTGTGTCCTGTGACACGTGGTCTAACTGGATTCTATCCCCACTCGTATGTCTAATAAGAATAGGCTGCTTGCCTGTGTTGTTTTTCGCAGTAGCCACTGGGCTCTAAATGCTGAGCAAAGTGTGATCTAAACATATGCTCCTGTGACTTTAGCTTCATCAGCCTTAATATCAGCCTGCTGCAACTGGTTCATGTCAGAAACATCTAGTGGCCGCGGGACtttcagaaaaatcaataaggACCCAGagtaaataacacatttacaaaGATTTCTTCAGAGTGAgcaaataatacatttcaggCTATTGCTTGGTCTGCCTATCTTTTCTCAAATCCCACTAAGCAAAGCAATATCAATATCTCCATTAAGAAAAGCAGCCTTTGAGTGTGGGAAATAATTCACAATGATCACACATAACTACAGAAACAAATCCACAGTGTACTAGATTCTCATCCTTAACAAGCTTGACACTCGCAGCAACATTCAAAAAGACAACTTGATAACAGCAGAACcgtatctatataaatataccCCTGCAGTCTTTCATGAAGACAGCTGCACCACAGTAAAGCCTGTTCCCTTACTGAACACTTACTTTACATTCAACACTGCGGAAATATCATATCAACTCGTTGAAAATGATCATACTCACTCCCCATGATCTTCAGCCCACTTTTGAACATGCTGGCTGCTGTTACGATCCCATTTTGATGAATCACCGCGAGCCTCGCTCTGCCGCTATCCCAGGTCAACCTGCAGGATCATTTGAAAACCCTGAGTGCTATGAAATGCTCATCCTGCTAATAGGGGAGTGAACCCTTTTTTGGCACATCCTTACTATTGGTTTCTTTTGAACTTTGCTCTTTGATTTGGAACATGGAGaactttttcttcctctgcctggtagattttttttgtcaggCAAATGTTGCTCAATTAAGAGTGGATAAGCCTACTGCATTATCTGAACAAAAGACCACTCTCACCAGCTGGCTGAGTTAGGTAGATAAATGACTTACAACAGAGAAGTTGTGATCCTGTGAGGGGATTGTGTTTCAGGAAaagactttactttttataaacATGAGGCATTGTTCCGTCACATAATCAGTGCTGTGTGGGAGCTTTGATCATCTGCAGTGTTTGTTAGGCTTCTCTTGTAAGATGAGCATGATTCACTTAACTCAAAGTGCAAACTGACCTCAAGTCAAACGTCAAGTCAAAGTCAATATTGAATCACATTTAGGTACTTACGTATTAAGCTCCCCTAACTTCATTTGAGGTCTATACTAAAAGCATTCAGTTTTATCTGGCAATCCTGGGATAGGATCATTTCAATCAGTGCTCGAGAGATGAATTTTAACACAGTATTCTCAGCAACACAAACTACCTTAAATGAAGCCTTCACCTACAcaatgagattttttttatacTGATCCTTACTCTGCTGTGGCCATTCTCAATCTGAAGTCAGTACTACTTAGCACTAAATGTTTTAAAGCTTCTAGTAAACTCAAATGCCTCTAACCTCTGCAATACATATGCTGTGATTAAGCTGCCAGCAATCAAAGATCCAAACGCTGAAACACAAAACGACTTGCAGGACAGGTAGAACAACCATTTATGTTCCCGTGTGTCCCCAGTCAGTCACACAAAAAGCAATATGCGGCAGCCAGGCAAGCAAGGTGTCACCAGCCCGGCTGCTTGGCACATCTACTAGCTTTACTTCAGATTGCAATGACATGTTGCACAACAGTGGTAACCAGCCATGGACATATACCGGCTACACACGTGCTGGCTTTGCACGAGATATCAGCAAACTCGTCCACTGATGACTAAGAAGCAGCCACAATTCCCTGAAAATGGATGGACTCCTCTTTTTTCTGAAATGCTACCtgaatttattttcaaaaagaacaacatttttCAAGGAGAATATATTCTGCTCTTTGTTCAAATATTAACAGCATCAACAATTcatggttttaaaaaaagacagaaactaCCCAAACAGACAAGATTGAGATGTATGCTTGATAAAGCACGTCCTCTTTAGCTGGTTTACCTGTTGGTATAGTAATGTGCAGCTGAGGGAATAAGAGCACCAACAAAAATAGGGAAGGAGAGGTAGCAGCTCCTACCTCCTGCTACATAAATGCAACAGAGGATGGACAAAAAAATATGCTACCATCGTGCCACCAACAGCTTCACCAGCCCCAAAAAAAACCCTCCTCAGGGCTGAAGCCGTGTTCTGAAGCCCTCCTTGAATAAACCGaccgagcaggaggaggggatgCAGGGGGCAGGGGAGGAGGGCAGCCAGGCCGGTATTCCAGAGATGTGATATACAGCCGCGAGTAGTGTCCGGCTGTACATGCAAACATCCAAGCTGTAGAGGATCAAAGCAGGaataggaagaggagagagccctgctgctggaggatgCAGCCAGCATTTAGTCCTTTGTGCGTTGTGTCAGCAAGGATTACCAGCgtgtaggaggaggagaggaacagaaaggagaggagagggaggagagggaggaggatggcCAGCGAGAGCGGCTGCCCAACGAGCTCTGCATTCAGGTCGACGTTCTCCGGCTCTCGCATAAAAACCGGCCAATGGGCTTTGCTCGGCATAAGACTCCTCCGATGCTGTAGTCAATCACCGGTGGGACGTGAGCTTCAGTGACACGCGTGTGAAGCCGACACACTGTGTTTATGGATCAGTACGAGAACATGCGCATCACGCTCCACATAAGGATGTGCAGCCCTCTCTTTCATAGCCCACAGGGACACCATTCGCTCCACTGCCAATGAGCAGACAAGCAGAGGGGCGGGGGGAAGGGCATACGTTTCAGGGGGAGGGTCtgcatgttgttatttttttggggggttagGGGCtcagcaaaaaagaaaaggggtGGGGTTGGAAGATGTTTTGATGAAAGGGCACCTGCCATGATGCTCATTTTCAGTGGCAAACTGGTGTGTGCCACGGCTGTTGCTGATGAGCTAGCAATACCAacatgtgcgtgcgtgcgtgcgtgcgcttGAGTGTTTTTCAGGTATTACTGTGCGTgttgaacaatgtttttatgttttaaggttaggataaGGTTGGTTTTAGGTTCGGCTAGCCTAGTAGTAGTATTGTTTTCCCAACGCTTCTCTACCCTTGAACAACACTATTTACTGAACTACAGCACTGGGAAACATCCCCAATATGGTCCCAAAAAATCCAGCCAAATGGCATTCTGTTGATGCCGCACACACATATGAATGTACAGCTGGCACTGCCAGGGAGGAAATAGCCCATGAATGGGAGAATGAATGAGGGAAGTGGTTCAGACATAGGCTTATAATGAATTTTATTACAGCACTCTCCCTAGTAAACAAAGCTGCTACTGTCCATGTAATAGACTTGTTGGTCTAGATCATATAAAAGGAAGCATTCATGCTCACAGCTCCTTCTCcaataaacacagacaaactctcacacacacacacacacacacactcacacacacacacagatacacacacaaacatggtaGTCATCAGACCCAAGAGACTAGGGGGACTATTGAAATATGGGCATGTTGCAGCCTGGGAAAAACTGATCATCATGTGTCTGATTATTCTGCAGGTAAttgattaaacaaaaaaagaattgtAAATCCCCAAAAAATCCTCTCATATAAAGTCAAATACTCTGGTCTTGTGTACTTCGAAACGTTCTCATTACTAAGGCAAAAGCCCAAACATCGATGCATTGTGAATTCTAATCATAGCACCATGATGACATGTCCCCCTTTACCTCATTAATATATTAGTCTATAAACACTGTACTACAACCAATTCAACAGTTGCCGAATTGCCTTTGACAACAATATTGGTATCAGTGCATGATACATGtattttataataaacaataaagatttttttaGAGACAATGTGCATACATGTTTACATTGTACTTATATACATAAAGACGTGGCGGCCTGTTCAGGTTGTACATATGTAATGTGAGGGTGGATGGATGGCCCACACAAGCCACaattatatttctttgtcataagggtttgataatgacatcttaCGAACTGCCAATCGACagtttcagacattttttacTGCTTCATATCGGAATCGACATCTGTCCAGAAAAATCCATATGGGCCAGTTGGACCCAGTTTAAGGATAAAATGCACCAATGGTTCCAAATCTGGACCAGCGACTACAGCGTGTTAAACTGCTGCCATGAATAAGAACATTTATTCTGAAAGAAATCAATAACATTGATTCACTCTATATCAGAGCGGATGACTCTCTCAGGACAGCTTTATACATTGAAACTCGAACTGTCACCTGTTAAACTATTACAGACTTGTGGGCAGAAGGCTATTGGTCGGACCAGCTGGGATGTTAATGGTAGGGGAAAATTAATATTACAGTCTCCCCTGTGGCCATGAGGCAAAGCTCAGGGTGAAGGATATAGATGAAACCCTCTTTTCCTGCATGTACTTAGTTTTATATTCTATTGGGGAGGGAACAAACAGTGGATAAATGTACAGGATGAAAATGTCTTTGGCAGCATCAGATGTCACATCACATTGACTTGAAATTATTCCAACTCTAATAATGTCATACAACAACCCAGCTCAGTTGTTTAGAAAATTATCTAAAATGGTCTAATTCAACCAAAGATATTGATGTAACAGATTCTGCAGTATTAATCAAAACTGTTgataaaactgttttattatcATGTTTTAGACGTTGTAACACTGACAAACCACATGAAGAGCACAGCACAGCAACTCATGGTCGACTGTGTAATCTAACTACACTTGTACTATGCAAGCTTAAGATAATGTTTTGATTCACCAAAACCTGCATTCAGCTTTCAACAGGATAAAGGCCAGTGAGAGTCATCCAGTAGAGTTATAACAGATGGGTGGAGGTTTGATTGATTACATAACGTATGACTGAATCAATACTATCAGTTGCCCACTTGTACCGATCCTTATGCAACATTTCATTTTGCTTCATACAAGTGCTCCAGGTTGATTTTCCTCTGGCTGAGTGGTTTGTTTATAGTCAAAGAGGAATTATAATATATCCCGCTGcaaaatttaacattttatttgaatatagaAAAAAGTATATTAATACTCAAACGAAACATGCTACTGTGAAAGCTGTTATTGCACTATGgtgatttagatttaacagtCAAGctcttacattttattatcacaTCAGTCTGGTCACCAGAAGTCTGTCTGATGTTTTTccatcaagacccatgaattattctctgagagaTCAAAGACAATGTTGATTGAATCAATGTTAACAATAGTTTTCTGGATCTGCCCCAATATCCAGATCAACACCAACATGTAATGGATTCTTCTTTGGCCTatgtctcatccttccaccaaatgtTATAGAAATCTAGTTGGTTGTTTCtatgtaatcttgcttacaaacaaacaaacagatcaaccaacaaacagagggtcaggggtgaaaacatgacctccatAAAGAAGGATTTTGAAGCGGGCTATATCCACATTCTGAATATTTTAACTCTGTATTAAAATTATAATATCTCTTAGGAAGGATGCCATAAAACAACTGAGTCTGGAGAAACTATTCATGCCTTGTAAGTGCGGACAGAGACAACTTGCGTACCAAGAATCTGTGGGAAAAGAGCTTTTCAGAAAGCCCAGCACTCAAATACAGTCAAACAAAAAGAGCTCTCATGAAATTAttacaattttttaattttaagctAGCAATTGCACAAGCTGCCTCGATATTCCCAACAGACGGATGACCACAGGGGCAAAACTTTCCCATAACTTAAGCCAAGTGTGAAAGCGTCTTACCGCGACAATTTCCGCTCAAAACTTCCCCCATTTCTCCTCAAGTCGCCATCAGCTGAtcacctctgtttctctgttcatCTCTGTGGTGTAACCCAGGGAGCACTTCAGGCTCGATTACTGCGATTTAGAAGTGTGGACAATAacaagcacagagagaaaaggcagaTGACTGAAACTTTGCTCCCCGGAGTGGGTGTGGCTGAGAGCAAGGCTGTCTATGTCCCTGTGGCACATGATGAGCAGAGGGATGACAGCTGAGAAGGCTCCTGTAACAGCCACACATCTCTAATGTCACAGCCCTGCAACACATGGGAGCTCAGCAACAACCCGAGGAAACAACCAGTGCTCCCATCAACGAGCTGCATGTTCTCCCATCATGCTTCATTCGGTGGCAAACACTGCTCTCGCCGTGTAATGTACAGACTGACACACCTGAGCAGAGCTGTCGGTGCTGTAGAGCAACCGACACCTCCCACTGACCAGCTAGCCTGACTTAGCTTCCTAGCTAGTCCAACAATAAGCCCGTGTGGGTTTACACCAAACCTCGTTCACAATACGGGTCATTTAATCACCTGGGTCTTTGGGAAGAGCAACCACACGGTGTGACATAGACGAGCTGTGATTAATCGTTCGACGCGAGTAATCGGTTTGatcaacacgcacacacactggccaATCAGAAGCATTGAAGGACAGCTGCTACAATTCCCAGCTGACGTGAGCCAGCTTCCTTATCAGCAGCTTCCTACGAGCCACCGTACCGTTCCTCTGTGACTGCCGGGTGAGGGTGAGGGACACCCGGCTGGACACCCGGCTGGACCCGCCGGGTgtccgcagcagcagctcgcATGTAAACACGTCCCCGGTCTGTAAAGAGCTGCAGCTCACAGACAAAAGAGCCTACGAGGAATTGTCGCCATTGGGACCTCGGCTCTGCGTGCCTTCCCGGTGACAGGGTGACAGTGCGTTAGCTGGTGTCACAGCGACGCTAGCTAGCTAACTCTCCTCCGTCCATCCCCTGTTTCCCCGTGAACACCGCTGGTTCTGCGCTGTAGCCACTTACCACTCCTCGGTCCGGACGGGTCAGGCCGTGCCGGGCCGGGTCAGGCCGTGCCGGGCCGGGACTCCGGGTCTCCGTCCGCCTCCAGCGCCGACATGACGGGATGTTAGCTCGGTATGTGTTTACAGCACGGAGCCGTCCCGCAGCGCAGCCATGACAACACGCCCATGCGTTGCGTCACTGCTGATGCTGCCTTCACGTGCTCCCCGTAACAACCACAACATTTCCTGAACTCATCCCCCGGTTTAGTTTCGACCTGGTTTCAATGTGACctgatcatagactgtatatataaggaCCTGATGCAGAAAAACAAGTGATTACACATGGTCACATATGCATCTTCATCGCAATGCGAGTTTAAGCACATGTGGATTTCTGTAACTGTGGaattctctttttgttttgtaaaattgCTTTAGATTTGCACTGATATGAACACAATTTATTAATGAAACTATTATACTAGAATGTCACACTATCTTTATAACGGTTACCAATtgtatcatattatatcattcCACATGTCTACCTCCTATTGTGAATTTTACCCCTCTGATCTGTTATACACCACTCTCCTTCTTGTTCCCTGAGATCCTCGGCCAGAGGTCGGCTACCTGTCCCCAGACTACCAGCTGAAATCCAAAGGTGACAAAGGATTTGCAGTCAGGGCCCAAATCCGAAATGATTTGCCTATCGGCTGACTCAATCATTTCTTCTTATCCCCTTCCTAAGACATACTCTCATGCGAGAGTGTTTCATAATTTTCGTTAAATTCTAATTTTAATTTTAGATTAATCTTTTtataatgagaagaagaagaagaagaagaagaagaagaagaagaagaagaagaagaagaagaagaagaagaagaagaagaagaagaagaagaagaaaataatacCCCTAAAATATTTGCTCAAAAAGTGTGCAAAATAATAATCACCTGttcaacagtgttttcttttcaaaaacagcaaaaagacaTGTGACAATTTCCCACTTTTCCCCACTTGTATAAAGGTCTTTGTTGGTGGCCAAACAGTCAACTCTTTACTTGTGTCATAACAcaagtgtgatttttttttttattgactggCTTGTATATGGCAGTACTATAAAAGCCATGTGGCctgctcagtagatcagacatcattacctctatgcctttttaaactaatcTCTTTCCCATTTTAGAACgtaggacaagatggagaatatcccttCTACAGTATTCAGTATTTCAGAATCTACTAGGTGGGAGTGGCAGGCTGCTGTTACTAAGTCATCCTCTTTACATGTCTTAGAGCTGTGGGTGGAAagcaaagcacacacagaccagcCACAGAGATTAAGAGGGAAGTCAGATAATTATGAAGCCTGGGGGGGCAACCTATtagtaaaaatgtaattaaagttTACACTCTCGAACACTGTACCTAATTTGAAATGTCCAAAGGCTGAAATGTTTTCTCTGCACCCACATTGAAGAATGGAACAAACTGCAAGAACTGTATAAAAATCAAttcaaaatattaaatctgGATGCTGCAAAAGATGAGGCCTCTATGCTTTGTTGAATTTCTTTGGAGGGTTTTGGGCGTATGTTaacaaaatgacaaaatcaATCTTGTGGTCTAATGGATGTTGTGTTATAGTAGAGAAAACCAGCTTGATGATAATACTGGCAACAGcctgacagagacacagacaagaAACTGGAGGTTTGAATAAATCAACATCAAACCCACCAGTTACATTAGGGTGTATAAATGGGGACTTAACAATAATTCCACAAAGCACACAACAGCTGTCCATCATGATTTAACGGTTGTCAAATATCGCCTCCTGCTGACAAAAACGCTCCTATacatctaaccctaacccattttttatattatttataattagaAATTATAAATACTGCAACTTTGATGGATATTTATCTCATGATATATTTGACATATACTAGCAATACAGGCCATGTCATCCATAGAAAGTCAATTAAAGACTAAACTTTTCagtgcaaaataaatatttttattatatgaataataaattgtctatatattatacaaaaatatCAGGTGAAGGAGTAGTGTTGCATGTCAACTCACAAGGAACTTGTAacgaaaatataaaatactattGTATCTACTGTATTGTACTACTTTATCTGTAGTGTTTGCTCCCAGTTCTGGACACATATGAAACTATGGAGTGTTTTCTGTAGCAATGTGTCGTAACTATGTATTCTGCCAATGGTCAAACACAACTTTGTATTTCTCATTTCATAAACAGGAATGTTTCAATAGGAGAATGTATGCTGCTCTGATAGTGTTCACAGCTGCAGGTAGCAACTTGATAACCTGGCCTCCATTTTTGTTACAATGTTACAGTTCTCCACATTAATGGAGTTCACCCTgcaattcatattcatattcaacatATTGAATGGAGATAATGGTGTAATGTGACAATTTTATAGCTTTAAGATATATATTCTGGTCTTCTTGAATGTAACCTCATGAGTTAATATTCCAAAGAAACTGTGTCATATTGGttttgtttgaaagaaacaaGAACTTAACTTGATCCAGAATGATGACATGgaacatcagcagcagtgagTTTTATTACAATCTCATGAAGCTATATTTGGCTCTTTAGAAAGAAAATGTCAATGAACAGTATGTACCGTACAgagtacaataataaaaataatgttttattgagGAAGTATCAATATTACATATTGTGTCTTTAAAATTATGGCAACTGTTGGTTTATTGTCTGTCCTTACTTATGAAAATGTTGCCCACCTCTAAAAATAACACCAACATTTTTTAACTTTACCGACATGTGGCTTAATACTGAAACAAAAAGGATTAGGCTTTCAGTGTCACAGAGGACCTCAACTAAATCTCTGCTCCACGTATAAATTAGACAATAAATTAAAGCCAGTGAAAGTCTTCAGATAGATTTGTACAAATACAAGGAGATACATAAACTAGTCTgtgttaaaacaacaaaatcgAAATATCAAACCTAGAGAATCACAGTAATGGCAAGCTACCAGGAGGTGCCAGAATGATTCCGAACACATAGAAAAGTCCCATGAGGAGGTTGAGCTTGGCCGTCTTCTGGGGGATCTTGGCATAGTATCGGCTGCGGAACTGCCTCTCCAAGGGGAAGGCCATTGGCAGCGTGAGCAGAGGCAGCGCCATGCTGATGGTGTAACGGGTGGCGAGGATGCAGAAAAGCACATAGGGGACGAAGAGCAGGAAGTTGTAGAGGACATAGGAGAGCGTAGGACCTATGAGGATGGCCAGGGTGACGATGCCTGCCTGCTTGTCAGAGTCCATGTCTCTGGTGTTGTTGCTGTGGAGGATGGCCTCTGTGTTGAGCGCCAGCGGGACGGCGTACACTAGCGGCAGCACTGAGAGGTATCCCACCTGTACTGCGTGGGCAAACATGACGGCCAGAGGGCCGAATGTAATGAGGATTACCACGTCCCCTAGTGCCACGTACTTGAGGCCGATGCCTGCGGAAAAGAGCAAACAGAGGAGATATTTGACTATTTGATTAGTAGTCGTCCACACTTTATCATCAAATACCCAAGAGGGGTAGAAGGGTAGcatctgttttcatcaaatTAGTGATCAGCATTTGACTTCatcagatgatgatgataaaattATGTCATCAGGGTTATTTACTCGGACTAGCAAAAGCTCCTCCAGGGCTACAATAGACAACTATACACGTGTTTTCATAGGGTGAGTATTACTTCCCATGACAACTAAACCAACATTTGTTTCACTTCTTTGATGAAATATAGTCAACTGCACAGTATGAATTACAAAGTGAACATTAAAACAAGAAGCACAGTTCTGCATTTTGGTTACTAAAATGTTGATGCTGATGGAAGGTGTGCACTATACACCTCTGAACTACTTGTATTGCCTTTACTTTAATCAAAAGGTCAAAACTAGACCATTTTTTGTATACATTGCATTTTTGAACCCACACATTGTGTGTACGacacacaaatattcactttttgAGCATCAGACTCAAGTTGGTGTTTTTTCAAAGAGCAACATTTTTCTGGCACAAGTAGCCCAGTAACATCCAATCTCGCAGAGTGTATTTTAAGTAAAAGATGTATGCCTCTccatgtgtgagtgaatgtgaatgtgtgtgtgcttttggtGACTGAGGTGGCCTATCAACTGAGGCAGCAATCCAAGAGATGCAAGTTTTGATTTACTCACCTCCAGTGTATAAAAAAGAGCTGGATAGTCCCCCAAAGTAAATAAGAGCTAGATGCTCCAGTCTGAGTGTGgacaggaagaagagcaggGTGGCACACAGACACCCCAACGAATACAACAACGCTCCAAACATGACAACATCCTGCGGGGCCAGAATTTCGTCCACTAGAGTCCTATCGTCGCTCTTCTTGTGGTCAATCCCTTTGGAGAAGTCATAGTAGGTGTTCACAAGGTTGCCTGCCCCGTGGACTACGAGGACGGCCACCGCACACACCAGCAGGATGACCAAGTCCACAGAGCCATCAAGTTTATACGCCAGGACGCTGCCGAGGGCCACCGGCGTGAGGGAGGCACTGAAGCTCCACGGCCTCAGCGCCAGCACGTAGGCAGCACACTTCAGCCTGACATGTGAGGAGACGCGGGACATCTTCGACTTGTGGTTGGCTCCTAGCGGGTGATTGGTCATGTTATTCATGCTAGCCTGCCCTTGTTGGCCATTGTGACCATTAGATCCAGCCAGAGATAATGTCTCTGCCCTGCTTTCCATCTGCTCTTTGGCCATTTCTGTGCAAAGTGTCTACGGAAGCAGTGATGTTCCAAGATGCTAGAGTTTGATGTTCCTgcaggaataaaaacaaattacagcAGCTGGGTTAGGAACTACAATTAAGACATATGATCACATCACACctgttttatcattttcacATTGGCTCCCAGTTTATTTTTGGGATGGATTTTAAGATTGTATTGATAACTTATAAGCCTGAAAACTAGTGGGACAGACCCAATCAGAAATTCCCTGAGGAAATAAAGTGGTTGTGTTCTTTtcagtctttaaaaaaatatgtatattttcgAACGAAATGTTCCTTATTTATTTGGGATGCCCGGCTATTATTGGTCTCtcttattattgtattattccTTCGGGAATTTTAACAATTTGTTTCCTTGTGGTACAGCGCTTAGTACTTTGAGCtgaaaagtgctctataaataaaaggttatcatttttattatttaatcagaAGAAACACGGGATGGTTGACAGTGCATTGGACACACAAAGTAAGCCACACAAACTCTTACTGCACATAGTTTGACCATTgactcaaacacaaagaacacacaGTAATTATAGTTGCATGTCCACTTGCTGCAGCGGAAGTGGTCACCAGGTGGTCCCCAGCAGACACAGGGGTTATAAGGAGCGAGACAGTTCCTAACAGTGAAAGTCACCAACACTTGAACTCCAACGTCATGTGTGTGGTTTCTGAGCTGAGCTGACATTGGCTCGTC encodes:
- the ubiad1 gene encoding ubiA prenyltransferase domain-containing protein 1, which encodes MAKEQMESRAETLSLAGSNGHNGQQGQASMNNMTNHPLGANHKSKMSRVSSHVRLKCAAYVLALRPWSFSASLTPVALGSVLAYKLDGSVDLVILLVCAVAVLVVHGAGNLVNTYYDFSKGIDHKKSDDRTLVDEILAPQDVVMFGALLYSLGCLCATLLFFLSTLRLEHLALIYFGGLSSSFLYTGGIGLKYVALGDVVILITFGPLAVMFAHAVQVGYLSVLPLVYAVPLALNTEAILHSNNTRDMDSDKQAGIVTLAILIGPTLSYVLYNFLLFVPYVLFCILATRYTISMALPLLTLPMAFPLERQFRSRYYAKIPQKTAKLNLLMGLFYVFGIILAPPGSLPLL